The DNA segment GAAAGCTTACTCGAtgtttactatatatatatatatactcatcatatctttctctttatatatatagCGAACAAACCTCTTCTCAAGTGCTGTGTTCTTGTTCATGATTTTGAGTAGTGTGGCTAATTAAGAGAAAATTAGCTAGCAATGGGCAGGAAGTGCACGTTGTGTGGTCGCAATGGGCATAACTACAGAACGTGCAGTGAGAAAAGCAAGACCATCAAATTGTTCGGTGTGAAGATCAGTACTAGTAGTAGTGCTATTTGTAAAAAAGACAAtggaagaaaaataaagaaaggaatTGCGTGGACAGAGGATGAACAGAGATTATTCTTGAAAGGATTGGAGATTCATGGGAAAGGTAAGTGGGCAAAGATTAGTAAAGATTTATTGCCAAGTAGAACACCAACACAAATTGCTAGTCatgctcaaaagtattttatgaGATTGGAATATGCTTCCAATGACAGAAAAAGTCGTAAGAAGCCAAGTGTTTTCGACGTTCATCTTCAAAAAACACAGGAGAGTATGAATCTTGAAGAAATCTCAGAAGAGACTATTGTTTCTGAGCATGATATAAAAATTGTTCCGTTGGAAAATCAAGATCAAGAAACTGCAAACTCTCAAGTGGTGACTCCAATTGCAACTAGTCAATCCATTCCCAATTATTACAATGTATTGCCTATTACTTGGGTTCATCATATGTATGATTATCCTGCTTTTTATGCCAGTGGAATTGATTCTGTTGCCTCTACGTCAGCCAGTGGTACAATGGACCAGCGACTTTCTGGAGTTTCATCACACTGGAGTCAATCTTCAAAGGATAATTTAGATCTAACATTAGCATAGTCAAGATAGAAAACTTACTCATGTTATTACTTTTAGCCCATTCATTTTTGAATTTCTTGTATGGCCACACAAGTGTTAATTTCCGTCTTATTTCTATTATTATTCCGTGTTTTATATTCTCCATATCTGTTGAATTTACCTCTATTCCATAGTTCAAAAGTtgcaattaattaactaaaaatagaAGGAAGCAAATTGCTTTTAATTAAGGCTTTCTAACATTTCTTGCCCCCACACAACCCCCCAAAAAAAGGTTTTCTAACATGCAGTTAGCTAGTCTAAGTAACTACGATACTAGCACAGGGCAAATGTGTCAAAATGGTTAAAATAAAATAGTTATCCACTCATATTATTCATAATGATATATTATTCATAATGGTTTGGATAATAAAGTTTTTAAAAATGGGTCGAATatagataagaaccatattatccacttaaaaaATGGTTAATTAAATAGATAACTAatgtgtttaacttttacatttgtaaagcctcaaattggggttcctcaagtttggaagactaggaagaagccatggataatatggatatccatattattcgCCGGataacccattttttatccgtCTCAAATACGGGCCGAGTCtgataatttattaattttttgaatTACCCATTTTCAACCCGCTCATATCCGACTCAACCCACCCATTTGCTAACCCTAACATAGAGTATAACTCAAACTGGGACTAAAAGGAGGAAATCCACAAGGGATATTCAATTCGCTAATCCCATTTCAAGGCATCAATCTCTTGAAAACGGATCAAAATTATTAGCTACACTTGTAAACTACCACAGAATTCTCAATTATCTAGCTAGATAATGCTAGCCCTTAAAAATTTCTTATAAATGTAATGTTATTAATCTAGCTAGTCTTCCCTAATCCCGGTTTATCCTGAGCTTGTCTAAGAACCAAACCTCTCCCCCTCTTTCTTTTTTCCCCCGACAAAGGGATATTTGGCATTTGACTTCTTAACTATGGGAAGCAAATAAAACATAATTTTATTCCTTATTTAGCAACGAAAGAATCTAAATTTACTGATTCAGAAACCCAATCGGATGTCAAACCAAATTCAAATCGAAATCCATGGAAGGCGAGGTGGGTTGAGAGGTAGAAGAAAGATAAGGTAAGTCTCTAtaattatttattattgttgATACAATTTAGAACTTCAGTCCACTTGCGAATTTGTTTGTGATAATTAAAGATGGACTTCATCTGGAGGAAATCTCAACTACTTAGGTTTAGTTTTGGAGCTTTCGCCTTTGTTTTTGGCTTTGATGAAGGTAAatagtcaaaaaaaaaaagttcctCGAAAATGCGAGCGTCTCTGTTCTCATTTAGTTTTCATGTATACTAAAAATAGTTATTCTCAAATAccgttcacttttacttagcatatatactaaaaataaatttttatttttacttgtcattttacgcatatcaagagaatacaaaaaaaattcctgttatacccacagtatttattactcatttcaaattattttttcaaatccaataaaatatgcattaattaatatgagtatcatagtaaattatgcacttcatttattatttcttaagacACGTGAAAAATCAAAACGTGTCAAGTAAAAGCGAACGGAGTAGTACTTGTCAATTTAAAAGatcaagaaagaattaattatttttttactaaTTTTGTCCTTAGCATTAATTGTTCTAGAATTAATATGCACCTAAATAGattaaattaaagaattaatAAGGTTTAGATTAATCAAATTCAATAACTAAGTATTTTTTTCTTAAAGGTTGTGCAAAACTTTATAATTAAATAGGAACGGAAGGAATAGTAAAACTGTATATCATGTACATACCGTATTGTACCTTCGAGCTTTTCTATATTTACAAAACAAAAAGtaaatacaacaacaataattatTCCTGCAAGTTTACAACCAAAAGAAGACGCAACTATTGGAACAGCCATATAAAGAAACATAGAGTCTTCGTTCTTTGAAAAGAACAAGTTGGATATTTTTGGAGCAAAATTTACTTCAATAAATGTTACTTAAATAACTTCtagtattttttattttacattttCTCATGTCAAATCAACACAATTTGTCAACTGATCTCCCCACCACACACAACATCGTATATCAGATGGATATTGTTgggcaaaaagaaaaagagtaggAGTAATGATTTCTTACTTTTATTATCACCAAACACTGCGTTAAATGCTGGCCTCGCCGTCTCCGGCGATGATTCCTCTGACTCCTCCAAAATCCTTACAATCCTCACTTTTACCAACTCTCCAACCTCGCCTCCGCAAAAAGCTAAATCTGAGAAATGGAACTAATTGCAGGTGCAGGGCAGAGTTTGCAAATAACGACGCTACTATTGCCGTGGCTATCGGTGTCTGCGTTCTCAGCTCGTTGGTTTTCCCGAGTCCGACTACTTACTCGGAGCCGGATCACGATGACGGTGAGTCCGTGATTGATTCTGGTGATGCGAGGTTTACTGTGATGGCAATTATCAGCTTAATTCCGTATTTTAATTGGTTGAGTTGGGTTTTCGCGTGGTTGGATACTGGGAAACTGCGTTATGCTATTTTTGCTCTTGTGTATTTGGCTCCATATGTAAGATCCAATCTCTCTTTATCTCCTGAAGATAGCTGGCTACCAATTGTTAGCATCCTCTTGTGCATCTTCCACGTTCAGGCCGATACATATGAGCAAAAAAACTTATTGCCTCCACCACAGGAGGAAAAGATAAGCAGGTCCATAATTCCCACAAGGCCGCCGCCCGACTTGAATGAAGATGGAGATGATCATACTCCTCTTTAAGACTCAGTTTAAGTACTATGATATGATATTCAAATTGCAAGTAAGATTACTAATTCTAGCAACCAATCTACAATAGTAATAGTGCAGATCTTGATCTTGATCGAGAATCGAGCACCTTTTGTTTTCATCACTTTTGCTAGTCATTCTTTGAATCGCACATTTCTCTAAAGCGCATGTCTTTACCTCACTTGAGATGGAAAAAAATTGCTAATTCTGGCAAAGCATCAACACTAAAAACCAGACATTTGGCCAGCATTTATATAAAGACAACTTTTGTTCCATGTATGCTCTTACACCATAATTTGGGTAAGAATACGTGGTATTCAGACATAAACGGTAATCTCCCCTCCTTTTTTTCCAATACTGAAGCTCAAGTAAACTCTTTACGTTAATCACCACAAGTGAGCATAATCTCACTTAGCAAAAGAAAGGCTTGTGTTTATTTTCACGTTTCCTCGTATAAATTGCCTGCAAAAATCAACACATAGTTCAAATGCATATAGCGGTATGAAATGGTGTGCTTTTGTTTATTGTTTAATGAATTGTTTGAAGGAACAATGAAAGCAAAGCGGCAAATCCACCTCTGCTGCAATAATCAACAAGGTTCTGAAGTGGCAGATCAATTGCTAAGTGATTTAGCATCAGTGGGAGACTTCGAGCGATTAATAAATCCATCAGCTGCACATACTGTGAAGAGTGAGAACCAGGAGCAGCGGAAAGTGAGAAAAACAGCCTTGCTCTGTGGGGGCTTTAGACACAGCGCAAATAAATATGGGCTGTAATGAAGAAAGGCGTAAATGAAGGaacaatataatatatatatgtaaTTCAAGAATAATAACTATTAACACAAACAACGTATGGACGAAGGAATTGAAAAACTTGCAATTAAGTAAAATAGTTATTGTTCAGTGCCCGCAATATTCAAGACAAAGCCCATGGCAAGGAGGTATACACCTTAGTGCCTTGGTGCCTGCACTGAAGCGCTACCTAAGCAAGAATTCATCAACTTGTTTTGCACCTAGCTTCAGGGATTAAATGCGATCCTTTGACAGCACTGGCGAGGAGTCTTTTGCTAAAACAACATAAACATAAGGCATTCAGGAACCAcaggaaaaaagaaggaaaaatatcGAGCAACAACTAACAAAACAGAATGGGGAGTGTGATATACTTCAAACTGACCAATGCCACGACCAAAAGCATTAACTCATTATTAATGTGCAATAAAGCTTGTGACTGAAAGTACATCATCTACGGCCAATAAGCACCG comes from the Nicotiana sylvestris chromosome 4, ASM39365v2, whole genome shotgun sequence genome and includes:
- the LOC104217735 gene encoding probable transcription factor At5g61620, producing the protein MGRKCTLCGRNGHNYRTCSEKSKTIKLFGVKISTSSSAICKKDNGRKIKKGIAWTEDEQRLFLKGLEIHGKGKWAKISKDLLPSRTPTQIASHAQKYFMRLEYASNDRKSRKKPSVFDVHLQKTQESMNLEEISEETIVSEHDIKIVPLENQDQETANSQVVTPIATSQSIPNYYNVLPITWVHHMYDYPAFYASGIDSVASTSASGTMDQRLSGVSSHWSQSSKDNLDLTLA